The Deltaproteobacteria bacterium DNA window CTGTGCCGTTGACGGTGGTCTACTTCTTTTCCTTTGCTCCTGTGAGCGTCACCTCTAAGGGCTTGGGATTGACAGGGACAATTGCCAGCCGCCCAACTTTGAGATAGTGCTTCACAAGAGGCACTGACAAGTCTTCGTTAGAAACCTCAGCAGTCTCGTATGGCGGCATCACTACAGTTCCGCCGGAAAGATTCTCAAGTTTCATGCGTGCTCGGGACAAATTTTTAATCACTGGCATTTTCACCCTCCTCAAAATTAGCCACGGCTTGCCGGAAGGCGGCAGGAACTGGCACGGGCCGAGAGGTTTTTGGATCAACAGCCACGGCTACTATGTGGCCGTTAGCGACAAATCGGTCCGAACTGGATTCAAATATACTGAAATCAAAGGTGAAACTGGTGTTGCCAATTTTTCCCACCCGGGCGTGTACATGAAGAATCTCGTCAAAGAAGGCCCTGTCTCTGTATTGGGCCAGCGATTCCACATAGAAAAAATCTACCCCATTTCGCAGGAACTGATCATAACTATAGTTTATGGCCTTCAGGTACTCAGTCAGAGCAAGATCGAAATAGGTAAAGTAGTGGCCAAAGAATACGTGGCCCTGTTGATCCGTCTCCACATAGCGGACCTGCACGGGAAAAAAGAACCTGTACCTGAAGTCTCCTGACTGTCTCGGATCCGTCATACTCAATAAATAATCATTTTTTCATAGCAATGCAATAATTAAAGGGGTGGGGACGTCCATAAAATTATAAAATTTTCACTCAAACTGCAAACCCATTTCTTCTACGATTTTCCCCCCTCTTCTAACAGATATACTGACAGCAGGCTGGGTCATCCCAAGTCTGGCAGCTAGAGCTGTACCACTCACTCCCAATTCCCTCACAGCCCAATAACAAAAGACACTTCGTGCTGGCACTATTTTTTTGTATTTCCCTGCTTTGAAAATATCTCTCGCATCAACGCCAAAAATATCTGCTACCCGAATGGCCAGCTGCTCGATATTAAATCCTCGCGACTCGAGCTCATGTCCCCGTGCAAGTCTTTCCTCGGCTTCACCGAGAATTTCCAGGACAAAAGAACTGTCTCCAAGAATCCGTTCATCCCCTTTGACCCTCACCCCTTCATTTCTTAACCGTTCCACTTCTTGCCATCCCCCGTGGCTTCTGATCAATCCACCCCCTACAAGATCAGGTCTTCTGCCCCGTCCCACTCCCTCCTGCACATAAAGGCAGTACTCTCTTCGGGCACGATCTTTTTCGCTTGCAAAATGAGCCAAAACGTAGTCCGTATCCTGCCAGTCATTTTTTTGCTTTCCCAGGATAACACTATGGCCACAGTAGGCGTAACTACCTAGTGCATCGAAATCCTTGACCAAGCCGGCCCGCAAGGGATTCAGATGAATGTAGCGGACAAGCTCAAGAAAATAGGGGTCCTCTTGACAGAGAATGGACTTGTAGCGGTTCTGAAACAGGTGACCGTGACGATTGTGTTTTCGGTTGAAAGTCACAGCGTATCCCGTGAGAAGTCTCCTCATTACCGTTGCTATGGGGACTGTCCCTGTGCGAAGCAGAAGGTGGACATGGTTGGGGATCAGAGCCCATCCAAAACAGCCGGTAGAGGTCTCTTTCAAAATATCGCCCATACGGGCTAGAAAATCATTGCGGTCTTTGTTATCGTGGAAGATCTTATTCCGTTCTATTCCCCTGATGATGATGTGATGAAGCGCGCCTGGCGCGTCTATGCGGGCTTGACGTGGCATGAGAATATTTTATAGCTTCGGGACAAACAAGTCAATTTATAATTTTATGGACGTCCCCACCTCCTTTGTTTGGGGTTTTTTGTTTCTTGTACTTGCAGGGTGTGCAACCTAATTTTAACGACGGGCTGCTGCTGGTAATGGTATTCCAACGCCGGCCGCTGACCATGCTCGATGTACAATTTCTTGACTGGGAAAAGCCGATGGGCCGGCATATGTAGGATTATGAAGATGACGGGCCCCTTTTCGCAGCCTGCAGCCAGGCAAAAAGAGACTCGACACACTCTTTGATGTCCTGGAAGCAGAAGCGATAGGCCTCGAGACTCAGCCCAAAAGGGTCGGCAATTGCCCGGGTGCGTGAGCCGTAACGGGCAAAGGAGCGCAGAAGTAGAATCTTGCTGTTGGTTTCAGGATATCGATGCAGGATTGTATCTTTGTGCCCAGATTCCATCACCAGAATGAGATCGGCCCAGCTTGCCAGTTGGCTGCTGAGGAGACGAGCCTGGTGATCCTCGAGGTGAATGTTGTGTTCTCCGGCAACCCTGATGGCGGAGAAAGAGGCCCTGTTGCCAGGCAAGGCTATCAAACCGGCAGAGGCCACTTCCAGGTTGACACTGGGATTTCGCTGCAGCAGATGCCGAAAAATCGCTTCAGCCATGGGACTGCGGCAGATGTTGCCAGTGCAGACGAAGAGAATCCTTTTTATGGACTCAGGCCGGGGATGCATCAACACTCCCGCAGGGCAACCAGGTATGATGGCAAAGGAGGCCATGAACCGAGAGATCCATGGCCTCGTGGGGTGAGTTGAAAGGAGAAAGAGAGTGAGGCCTTAGCCTCAGTCAAAACCATAACCAGCCAGCCAGCTAAAGTCAACACGACACGGCCTCAAGTCTTCTTTTTTGGAGTGGCCACCTCGACGATTTCAGCACCAGTGAGCCCTGCCAATTCCTGAAAAGTAGTGGCGAACATGTTATTGGCAGCACCTGCAGCAGGGTATATTTCACTGAAGCGCTCGAGGCTCTTGTCCAGATAGACTGGTATCTTCTGCCGATGCGCCACTGGCGGAACTCCTCCCACTTCATACCCGGTTGCCGCCAGCACTGTTTGCGAGTCGGCAATCTTTACCTTGCGCGCCCCCAATAGCTTCTTGAGTTTCTTATTGTGGACATTCATGTCCCCCGACATCAAGATGAGCACCGGTTCGCCATCCGCCAGAAACAGGATCGATTTGACAATCTGTCCGAGTTGCACTCCCAGAGCCCTGGCTGCCAGATAGGCATTCTCTGTACTCTCCTCGAAAGTGTGAATTTCCTTGTCGATACCCTGATCGAAAAAAAACCTGCGAACCTCTTCAGCCGTAAACACATGCATTTTCCTTCTCCACTTCAGCAGTACTATTCGCCGATGATTTTTACCAGTACCCGCTTTCGTCGGCGACCGTCAAATTCTCCATAAAAGATCTGTTCCCAGGTGCCGAAATCGAGACGGCCATCGGTTACGGCAACCACGACCTCTCGGCCCATCACCTGTCGCTTCATATGAGCGTCGGCATTATCTTCGCCCACGTTGTGGCGATATTGCGACACAGGTTCATGGGGGGCGAGCCTCTCCAGCCAGACGTCATAATCGTGGTGCAGCCCGGCCTCGTCGTCGTTGATGAACACCGAGGCGGTAATATGCATGGCATTGCAAAGGAGCAGCCCCTCCCTTATACCGCTCTCGCGAAGACATGCTTCCACCTGGGGTGTGATGTTGATAAAGGCGCGTCGGCTGGGAACCTCGAACCACAGTTCCTTGCGGTAGCTCTTCATGAATTCTCTCTCCTCCTTGTCCCCTAGAGGCAAAAACTGTAAACTGGAGAACCTGAGCCGCCTGCGGCGGCATTGTCGTTGCTGCCAGAGCAGACCCCATTGTGGCAAGATCTTTGCTAATTGTTTGCTCGTCCACATTGCCAGAGATGAGAGCTCCTGTCAACATGCCCAGCGACAGCAAGGTTCTCCACGTTCTGCTGGAATTGCCTCCCCCGGGAGCGGTTGCTTGCAGAGCTGCAAAGCAGTGCTGAATAACGGGGTCCACCAGCAGAATTGTCTGGCTGGTTTAGGGGTGAAAGAGCTGGGAAAAAGCGGCGTCAATAACAACTGACAGCAAGCAGCTGGGAGGAGCAGAGAGGTAAGGCGACCATGACAGCGGTTATACTACTACAGCACTTGCATTTGACTGAGCCCAGAGACAGCGGTCGGAGGGTCCTGTTTGCAGGATTTATTGCTGGAGTTTTTTTGTTTTTCTGGTGTGCTCGAACAGTTGCTTTCGCCTCTGAGCCCCTCTTTTTTCCTCTGCAAAAGAGATTAATAGCAGACGGTCTGGAAGCAAACTACATTTATAAGGTTTTTCAGCGTCCTGAGGTGAAGCTCGAGGCCAAGGTGGTTGCAGCAAATCTCATCCGTAGAGAGAGCGCTCTAAATTATGATCAGTTTCTCACAGCCGCCACAGTTGACAGGGCAAGTCGCTACCTCAAGCAATATGATCATATTCTGAAACAAAGTGAGGACCGTTTCGGCGTGCCACCATCCGTAGTGGTGGCGATTCTCATGGTAGAGACGAGGTTGGGGACCTATACCGGCAGATATGGCACCTTTAATGTGCTGTCTACCATGGCCGCAGCGGTTGAGCCAAAGGTGAGACAGAAGATTCTGGCTAAAGTGGCCGCTGATCAAATGGCAGGAAAGTCAGGCAAGCAAGTTGTCAAACGATTGGACAAGCGAGCGAACCGTGGTTATGGAGAGCTGAAGGCGCTCATCAGATACCTAAATCGAAATGCTCTGGACCCTTTTGCCTTGAAAGGCTCCAGTGAAGGAGCCATCGGCATTCCCCAATTCATGCCCTCCAATATTGAACGGTACGGCAGGGACGGCAACAATGACGGCCTTGTCGATCTGTTCAACCATGAAGACGCCATTGCCAGTGTGGCCTGTTTCCTCGAGGCACACCGCTGGAAGCAGGCAGCTGGAATAAGGGCCAAGAAAAGGGTTCTTCTTTCCTACAACCACTCCAGTCACTATGCCAACGCTGTCTACCGGTTGGCCGAACTTCTGGCGCAGCGAACATCACGGACACAAGCAAGGCGCTAATCGAGAAGATTCCGCTCCAGCTGATGTTGGCTGCCAGTGAGCGGCAGGTGCCAGAGGCAGAGTATCTGGCAGGAAGGCTGCCTCGCAAACGTCTCTACAGGCGTTCATCCGAGCTGGCAGTCATCGACTTTCCTCCCCAGGAAGGGCAGCTATTGCTTTGTTGTCCAGGCTTCTAATCAGACTGGTTCCACAGCACGCCGCACTTCACAGGGTTTGCTTCTGAAGAGGCTGTTTGCCTTCTTGCTGGAAAAGAACTCGACTCCCACAGGAGTATCTGCTATTGTCGCCTGCACGAAAATGTGGTGAATCCTGGAAGGCTCAGGGAGTACACAGGGCAATGGACAGTGAAACTCGCCAGCAGTGAGGCTGAAAGATGATTCTCGGGCTCGATGTGGGTGGTACACACACAGACGTGGTAGTAATTGACGGCGATCAGGTGGTGGGCAAGACAAAAATGCTCACTGATGAGGACAACCTTATTGAAAGCGTCTGCTTTTCTATTCTGGAATGCACGGGAGATCTTGATCCACAAGACATTCAGAGGGTAGTGGTGAGCACAACCCTCGCCACCAATGCCATTGTGCAGAAGCGTATGCCGCCCGTGGGAATAGTGGTGGTTAGCGGGCCGGGTATGAATCCCGACGAGTACCGCATCGGCGAACATTACTATCCCGTGACAGGCGCAGTGGATCACAGAGGCATGGTGATCCAAGCCATTGACCCGCAGGAGATCGACATCCTGCGCACGAGGCTAAAGAATGCCGGGGTCGAAAGGGTGGCAGTAGTGGGCAAATTCAGTACTCGGAATCCGGCTCAGGAACAGGAGATTGCCCATTTGCTGGCGGACGCCTTTCCCACTGTGGTCATGGGACACAGCGTCTCGGGACAGTTGAATTTTCCCAGGCGGATAGCGACAGCTTACTTGAATGCGGCTGTGGCCCCGATGAGCGGCGAATTCTATCGAGCAGTGCAGACGTGCATGGAGCGGCGTGGTCTTATGATCCAGCTGGAAATCCTCAAAGCGGATGGCGGCACCATGGCCCAGGAGCGTTCGCTGCAGTATGCTGTGGAGACCATACTTTCAGGACCGGCTGCGAGCATTATGGGAGCCCTTCCTCACGCTGATCCTCACAGGGAAGAGATTGTTCTTGATATCGGTGGCACCACCACAGACATGGCGGTGCTGGTGGGTGGCGTACCGCTGCTGGAGCCCAGGGGTATAAGCATCGGGGGATACAAGACCCTGGTGAGGGCCTTGCGAACATGTTCCATAGGGGTTGGCGGCGACAGCTGGGTTCGCCTGGAGAAGGACCGGCTCGAGATTGGCCCTGAAAGGAAAGGCAGGGCAGTTGCTTATGGAGGACCGGAACCGACGCCCACGGACGCACTGATCACGCTAGGGGCTGCAACTGGTGGACACCGCCAGCGGGCTGCCGAGGCAATGCGCCGCCTTGGCTATCAACTGAAGACCGGAGTTGAAGAGACCGCGGCTATGGTGGTTGAAAAGACCTGCAGTCTCATCATGGAGGGGGTTGGGCGGATGGTTGACTCCATAAATCAGCAGCCGGTGTATACTATTCACGAACTGCTGGAGGGGCGCCAGATTTCACCTGAGGGTTTGATCATCATCGGGGGGCCAGCCGAAGAGCTCGCCCTGCCCCTGCAGAGCATGAGCGGCTGGAGCGTCAAGGTGCCGCCGCATCATGAGGTGGCCAATGCCATTGGCGCTGCAATTGCCAGGACCACCTGTGAAGTCACTGTGGTGGCTGATACGGAAAAAGGCTATGTTTGCGTTCCTGAAGAAGATTATGTTGCTTCCATAGACAGGCAGGCCAGCACCCAGGAAGTGATCGATCTCGCCTTTGGCCTGCTGAAGTCGAAGGCATTTCGGTTGGGCGCGGACGAGGATGATCTCGAAATGGAGCTGCTGGAAGTGCAGGAGTTCAATATGGTGAGGGGCTTTTCCACCGTTGGCAAGAATATTCGGGTTCGAACTCAGATAAAACCGGGACTAATAAGCCATTACAGGGAGGCTGCCGCATGAATGCCAGTCGCCGTACAGGACTCGTTTTCTTTCCTGCTTTTGACTGGGCTATCAGTCCAGACCATCCTGAGCGGGAAGAAAGGCTGCTGTACACCCAGGACCAGGTCTTTGAAGAAGGGATCATGGACATAGAGGGGTTGACCGAACTCAAACCCAGACTTGCCAGCCCCGATGATGTGCAGCGGGTTCACTTCTGCGTTCCGGACATAGAGCACAGTGTGACAGAGAGCCATCTCATTTCTGCAGGCGGCTGTCTGGTGGTGGCAGACGCTCTCATGAAAGGTGAAGTGGATTGCGGCTTCGCACTTGTGCGGCCGCCGGGACATCACGCCATGAAGGTGGTGCATGGCTCCAGAGGATTCTGCACCATCAATGTGGAGGCCGTCATGGTGGAGTACCTGCGGCACCAGTATGGGGTTGACAGAATAGCGATTGTGGACACTGATTGTCATCATGGTGACGGCACCCAGGATATCTACTGGCATGATCCCAATACTCTTTTCATTTCCTTGCATCAGGATGGCCGCACCCTGTATCCAGGATCAGGCTTCCCGGAGGAAATGGGTGGGCCAAACGCTCTGGGCACCACAGTCAATGTTCCTCTTCCCCCGGGCACCTCGGCAGAAGGCTTCCTCTATGTACTGGAGCGCATCGTCCTGCCTGTTATCGAGGAATTCGAACCAGAGCTTATTGTCAATTCCGCTGGCCAGGACAACCACTACAGTGACCCCATTACCAACATGAATTTCTCGGCTCAGGGCTATGCCGCCCTCACTGAAAGATTGCAGCCGCATATTGCTGTGCTGGAAGGAGGCTACTCCATAGAAGGGGCTCTACCCTACGTGAACGTGGGTATTATTCTGGCACTGGCCGGCATGGACTACTCCAGGGTGAGAGAGCCTGACTATGATCCGGACAGAATCAAACAAAGTGAGATGGTAACTGCAGCCATACGACAGACGTGCGACCAGATCCTGGAGCTGAGGAAGAGCCTGCCAGCGAAAAGGGAAAAGTATGTGAAAGGAAGCCAGTACGTGGAGCGCACCAGGAAGATATTCTATGATACTGACGGGTTTTTCGAGGGACAGAAAGAAACTGTGAGGATCTGCCAGGAGTGTGCCGGCCTGGTGAGCATTGATTCCTGGGCTGACAGCGGCCGTCGCATCTTGGCTGTTCACGTGCCTCGAGGCGGTTGCGAAGTATGTCGGGCTACGGCAAACCGCTGGTTTGATAATGCCAGCACCAGGCGGTTCGATCTCGTATGTCTGCAGGATCGAGTTGCCGGCACCTATCAGGTCAAACGGGCGTGAAATGACCGACAAGATATTTTTCAAAGAGTGCACCCCTGCAGAGTTGGAAGATTGGGTTCAGCAGGCAGGACAGCCCCGCTATCGGGCGCAGCAGCTGCTCAACTGGGTATATCGCAGACAAGTTGAGGATGTCCAGGCCATGACCAATCTCAGCAAGGAGTTCCGCAGCTGGCTGAGGGGCCGGCTGCTCATGAGGAGCATGGAGTGCGTGGATTGTCTGCAGGATAGCGACGGCACCAGAAAGCTAATATTTCGCCTGTCTGACGGCCGGCAGGTGGAGAGCGTACTTATTGCCGAAGAAGCCAGGCTCACCCTCTGTCTGTCGACCCAGGTTGGCTGTGGTTTTGGCTGCCGCTTCTGCCTTACAGGACGTCTAGGCTTGCAGCGAAACCTGAGTGCGGGTGAGATTGTGGAGCAGTTCTGTGCAGCACGGCGGCAGCTGGCCTCTGAAGAGCGTATTACCAATCTGGTGTTCATGGGTATGGGGGAGCCGCTTGCCAACCTGCAGCAGGTCCTGAAGAGCCTGGAGATTTTGACCTCCAGCAAGGCCGTCGATTTTTCTCCCAGACGGATAACTGTGTCCACTGTAGGTCTGGTGCCGCAGATGGAGCGTCTGGGCGACCGTTTTCCTGTAAACCTGGCTGTGTCGTTGCACGCGGCAGATAATGAGACCAGAACCATGCTCATGCCCGTGAACAGGAAATATCCCTTGGAGGAGGTGCTGGAGTGCTGCCGAAGGCTGCCCTTGAAACCTCGCCAGAGGATTACTTTTGAGTACTTGCTGCTCCGGGGGGTGAACGACTCTGACGAGGCTGCCAGCAAGTTGGCCAGACTGTTGACTGGCATGAAGGCCAAAGTGAATCTCATCCCCTTCAACGACTACCCCGGAGCAGAGTTCAGCCGGCCAAGCGCGAGCAGGATTGAAGCCTTCAGACAGATCCTTGTTGCTCACCACTTGACCGCCACAGTGCGTCAGAGTAGAGGTACTTCTATCCTGGCTGCCTGCGGACAGCTGGGGACTGGTGGGCAATCCAGAGGGCATGAGTTCTTATCAGAGAAGAGCCATCTGGCAGGTCGCAGCCCTCTCTGACTTGACAAAGAAGGGTGCCTGTACTAACAAGGTCTCAAACTTGTTGACAGTTTTGCCTGGAACATGAAGGGCTCTTTCCACCTTTGCCACAAGGACCATGACAATGCTCGATTTTGACAAGGCTGGGGGATTGATCCCAGCCATCATCCAGGACGAGAAGAGCGGCGAAGTGTTGATGCTTGCCTACATGAACCAGGAAGCCTGGGACAGGACCCTGGCCACAGGCAAAGCTCATTTCTGGAGCAGATCGCGGCGCAAGCTCTGGCTGAAAGGAGAGACTTCTGGTCACGTCCAGCTGGTGGAGAGCATTTATGTGGACTGCGATTGTGATGCCGTGGTTGTCAGAGTAAAGCAAGTTGGCGGGGCAGCCTGTCACAAGGGATACAGAAGCTGCTTCTATCGCAAGGTTGAAAACGGCCAACTGCAGGTGGTGGGAGAGCAGGTGTTTGATCCGGAAAAGGTCTATAAGAAGCAATAATACATCCCTGTGAGGATTGCTAAAGGAGGTCTTTAGTTCAGTGCGGCAAGTGAGTCTTGGTGTACCCAAAGGAAGTTTACAGGAAGCAACACTTGAACTGTTCAGAAAATCTGGCTGGCGCATTTCACTCAGTTCGCGCAATTATTTCCCAGAAATCAACGACAGTGAACTGCGGTGTTCTATTTGCCGGGCTCAGGAGATGTCTAGATATGTGGAAAGCGGCACCTTTGATGTGGGCTTGACCGGCAAGGACTGGATCCTGGAAAACGGTTCCAGAATCAAGGTAGTTGCCGACCTGATTTACTCGAAGGTGAGCCAGAGAGTAGCTCGCTGGGTGCTGGCTGTGCCCATGGACTCTGAGATTCGAGAACTGAGCGACCTGGAAGGCAAGAAGATCTCTACTGAACTGGTCAACTTCACCAGGAACTATTTTGCGGACCAGGGCATCAAGGTACAGGTGGAATTTTCCTGGGGTGCAACGGAAGCCAAAGTGATCTCGGGCCTCTGCGACGCAATTGTGGAGGTTACCGAAACTGGGAGCACCTTGCGAGCCAATGGTTTGCGCATCGTCAAGGAGCTGATGCAGTCCAACACCCAGCTCATTGCCAATCTGGCCTCGTGGGAAGATCCATGGAAACGGCAAAAGATCGAACAGATTGCCCTTCTGCTGCGAGGAGCATTGCAGGCGGAAAACATGGTTGGGGTCAAAATGAATGTTCCCGAAGAAAAAATAAGTGATATCATGGAAATAGTTCCGAGCCTCAATGCGCCCACAGTCTCACATCTCTATCAGACCAACTGGCTGGCAGTGGAGATCATAGTGAGCAAAGATAGAGTGCGCGATCTCATTCCGGCGCTCATGAAGCGGGGGGCTGAGGGTATTATCGAATACCCTCTGAATAAGGTGATTTGACAGATTCGCCGTTAAATCTGCCAGGGTTGACTCGTCAGCTGCCTATGGAGGGCACGTTATGACAACTGGGCGTTCTGTAAAAGCATGCAGATCTGTGCAAAGCTGGAGATACTGGTGGGTTCTGGTCCTTTTTGCTTTCGTTGCCGCCGGCTGCGCAGGGGAAAGCAAAGCCGTGAAAAAGAAGAGGGCTGAAAGGTACGTGAACGAGGGAGTTCTGGCGCTGAGGGGGCGCGACCCTAACCTGGCCCTGGAGAGGTTTCTCAAAGCGCTCAAGGACGATCCT harbors:
- a CDS encoding acyl-CoA thioesterase translates to MTDPRQSGDFRYRFFFPVQVRYVETDQQGHVFFGHYFTYFDLALTEYLKAINYSYDQFLRNGVDFFYVESLAQYRDRAFFDEILHVHARVGKIGNTSFTFDFSIFESSSDRFVANGHIVAVAVDPKTSRPVPVPAAFRQAVANFEEGENASD
- a CDS encoding transposase, encoding MPRQARIDAPGALHHIIIRGIERNKIFHDNKDRNDFLARMGDILKETSTGCFGWALIPNHVHLLLRTGTVPIATVMRRLLTGYAVTFNRKHNRHGHLFQNRYKSILCQEDPYFLELVRYIHLNPLRAGLVKDFDALGSYAYCGHSVILGKQKNDWQDTDYVLAHFASEKDRARREYCLYVQEGVGRGRRPDLVGGGLIRSHGGWQEVERLRNEGVRVKGDERILGDSSFVLEILGEAEERLARGHELESRGFNIEQLAIRVADIFGVDARDIFKAGKYKKIVPARSVFCYWAVRELGVSGTALAARLGMTQPAVSISVRRGGKIVEEMGLQFE
- a CDS encoding low molecular weight protein arginine phosphatase; translation: MHPRPESIKRILFVCTGNICRSPMAEAIFRHLLQRNPSVNLEVASAGLIALPGNRASFSAIRVAGEHNIHLEDHQARLLSSQLASWADLILVMESGHKDTILHRYPETNSKILLLRSFARYGSRTRAIADPFGLSLEAYRFCFQDIKECVESLFAWLQAAKRGPSSS
- a CDS encoding YbaK/EbsC family protein — encoded protein: MHVFTAEEVRRFFFDQGIDKEIHTFEESTENAYLAARALGVQLGQIVKSILFLADGEPVLILMSGDMNVHNKKLKKLLGARKVKIADSQTVLAATGYEVGGVPPVAHRQKIPVYLDKSLERFSEIYPAAGAANNMFATTFQELAGLTGAEIVEVATPKKKT
- a CDS encoding YjbQ family protein — encoded protein: MKSYRKELWFEVPSRRAFINITPQVEACLRESGIREGLLLCNAMHITASVFINDDEAGLHHDYDVWLERLAPHEPVSQYRHNVGEDNADAHMKRQVMGREVVVAVTDGRLDFGTWEQIFYGEFDGRRRKRVLVKIIGE
- a CDS encoding lytic murein transglycosylase, whose product is MTAVILLQHLHLTEPRDSGRRVLFAGFIAGVFLFFWCARTVAFASEPLFFPLQKRLIADGLEANYIYKVFQRPEVKLEAKVVAANLIRRESALNYDQFLTAATVDRASRYLKQYDHILKQSEDRFGVPPSVVVAILMVETRLGTYTGRYGTFNVLSTMAAAVEPKVRQKILAKVAADQMAGKSGKQVVKRLDKRANRGYGELKALIRYLNRNALDPFALKGSSEGAIGIPQFMPSNIERYGRDGNNDGLVDLFNHEDAIASVACFLEAHRWKQAAGIRAKKRVLLSYNHSSHYANAVYRLAELLAQRTSRTQARR
- a CDS encoding hydantoinase/oxoprolinase family protein, encoding MILGLDVGGTHTDVVVIDGDQVVGKTKMLTDEDNLIESVCFSILECTGDLDPQDIQRVVVSTTLATNAIVQKRMPPVGIVVVSGPGMNPDEYRIGEHYYPVTGAVDHRGMVIQAIDPQEIDILRTRLKNAGVERVAVVGKFSTRNPAQEQEIAHLLADAFPTVVMGHSVSGQLNFPRRIATAYLNAAVAPMSGEFYRAVQTCMERRGLMIQLEILKADGGTMAQERSLQYAVETILSGPAASIMGALPHADPHREEIVLDIGGTTTDMAVLVGGVPLLEPRGISIGGYKTLVRALRTCSIGVGGDSWVRLEKDRLEIGPERKGRAVAYGGPEPTPTDALITLGAATGGHRQRAAEAMRRLGYQLKTGVEETAAMVVEKTCSLIMEGVGRMVDSINQQPVYTIHELLEGRQISPEGLIIIGGPAEELALPLQSMSGWSVKVPPHHEVANAIGAAIARTTCEVTVVADTEKGYVCVPEEDYVASIDRQASTQEVIDLAFGLLKSKAFRLGADEDDLEMELLEVQEFNMVRGFSTVGKNIRVRTQIKPGLISHYREAAA
- a CDS encoding histone deacetylase — protein: MNASRRTGLVFFPAFDWAISPDHPEREERLLYTQDQVFEEGIMDIEGLTELKPRLASPDDVQRVHFCVPDIEHSVTESHLISAGGCLVVADALMKGEVDCGFALVRPPGHHAMKVVHGSRGFCTINVEAVMVEYLRHQYGVDRIAIVDTDCHHGDGTQDIYWHDPNTLFISLHQDGRTLYPGSGFPEEMGGPNALGTTVNVPLPPGTSAEGFLYVLERIVLPVIEEFEPELIVNSAGQDNHYSDPITNMNFSAQGYAALTERLQPHIAVLEGGYSIEGALPYVNVGIILALAGMDYSRVREPDYDPDRIKQSEMVTAAIRQTCDQILELRKSLPAKREKYVKGSQYVERTRKIFYDTDGFFEGQKETVRICQECAGLVSIDSWADSGRRILAVHVPRGGCEVCRATANRWFDNASTRRFDLVCLQDRVAGTYQVKRA
- the rlmN gene encoding 23S rRNA (adenine(2503)-C(2))-methyltransferase RlmN, whose protein sequence is MTDKIFFKECTPAELEDWVQQAGQPRYRAQQLLNWVYRRQVEDVQAMTNLSKEFRSWLRGRLLMRSMECVDCLQDSDGTRKLIFRLSDGRQVESVLIAEEARLTLCLSTQVGCGFGCRFCLTGRLGLQRNLSAGEIVEQFCAARRQLASEERITNLVFMGMGEPLANLQQVLKSLEILTSSKAVDFSPRRITVSTVGLVPQMERLGDRFPVNLAVSLHAADNETRTMLMPVNRKYPLEEVLECCRRLPLKPRQRITFEYLLLRGVNDSDEAASKLARLLTGMKAKVNLIPFNDYPGAEFSRPSASRIEAFRQILVAHHLTATVRQSRGTSILAACGQLGTGGQSRGHEFLSEKSHLAGRSPL
- the hisI gene encoding phosphoribosyl-AMP cyclohydrolase → MTMLDFDKAGGLIPAIIQDEKSGEVLMLAYMNQEAWDRTLATGKAHFWSRSRRKLWLKGETSGHVQLVESIYVDCDCDAVVVRVKQVGGAACHKGYRSCFYRKVENGQLQVVGEQVFDPEKVYKKQ
- a CDS encoding ATP phosphoribosyltransferase, yielding MRQVSLGVPKGSLQEATLELFRKSGWRISLSSRNYFPEINDSELRCSICRAQEMSRYVESGTFDVGLTGKDWILENGSRIKVVADLIYSKVSQRVARWVLAVPMDSEIRELSDLEGKKISTELVNFTRNYFADQGIKVQVEFSWGATEAKVISGLCDAIVEVTETGSTLRANGLRIVKELMQSNTQLIANLASWEDPWKRQKIEQIALLLRGALQAENMVGVKMNVPEEKISDIMEIVPSLNAPTVSHLYQTNWLAVEIIVSKDRVRDLIPALMKRGAEGIIEYPLNKVI